From one Mycobacterium colombiense CECT 3035 genomic stretch:
- a CDS encoding APC family permease, which translates to MSTPPTDGELRRSLGVFDAVVIGLGSMIGAGIFAALGPAARAAGSGLLPGLALAAAVAYCNATSSARLAARYPASGGTYVYGRKRLGDFWGYLAGWGFVVGKTASCAAMALTIGVYAWPAQAHAVAVAAVVVLTAVNYGGVQKSAWLTRVIVGSVLAVLAAVVVAAFTAAASGADQLHPTAATAGGVVQAAGLLFFAFAGYARIATLGEEVRDPSRTIPRAIPLALTIALAVYALVAVAALTVLGPGRLAQSAAPLVETARAAGAGWLVPVVRVGAVVAAVGSLLALILGVSRTTFAMARDGHLPRALAAVHPRFRVPHRAELLIGVVVAALAATADLRDAIGFSSFAVLIYYAVANASAFTLGPDEGRPHRAIPLIGLLGCVVLAIAMPPWSALSGVVVLGIGAAAYLIRRFVAPMGLRRNRNHT; encoded by the coding sequence ATGAGCACCCCGCCGACCGACGGCGAATTGCGCCGGAGCCTCGGCGTTTTCGACGCGGTGGTGATCGGGCTGGGGTCGATGATCGGCGCGGGCATCTTCGCGGCGCTGGGGCCTGCCGCGCGCGCCGCCGGCTCGGGACTGCTGCCGGGCCTGGCGTTGGCCGCGGCCGTGGCCTACTGCAACGCCACCTCCTCCGCTCGACTGGCGGCGCGCTACCCCGCGTCGGGCGGCACCTACGTCTATGGCCGAAAACGGTTGGGAGACTTCTGGGGATACCTGGCCGGGTGGGGCTTCGTCGTCGGCAAGACCGCGTCCTGCGCGGCGATGGCCTTGACCATCGGCGTCTATGCGTGGCCGGCGCAGGCGCATGCGGTGGCCGTCGCCGCGGTGGTCGTGCTCACCGCGGTGAACTACGGCGGCGTGCAGAAGTCGGCCTGGCTGACCCGCGTCATCGTCGGCTCGGTGCTGGCGGTGCTCGCCGCGGTCGTCGTCGCGGCGTTCACCGCCGCGGCGTCCGGCGCCGATCAACTCCACCCGACCGCCGCCACCGCCGGCGGCGTCGTCCAGGCCGCGGGTCTGCTGTTCTTCGCCTTCGCCGGCTACGCGCGCATCGCGACGCTGGGCGAGGAGGTGCGCGACCCGTCGCGCACCATCCCCCGCGCGATACCGCTGGCGCTCACCATCGCCCTGGCCGTCTACGCGCTGGTGGCCGTGGCCGCGCTGACGGTGCTGGGGCCGGGCCGCCTCGCCCAGAGCGCCGCCCCGCTCGTCGAGACGGCCCGCGCCGCGGGGGCCGGTTGGCTGGTCCCGGTCGTGCGGGTGGGCGCGGTGGTGGCGGCGGTCGGCTCCCTGCTCGCGCTGATCCTCGGCGTCTCGCGCACCACGTTCGCGATGGCGCGCGACGGCCACCTTCCCCGTGCCCTGGCCGCCGTGCACCCACGGTTTCGGGTGCCCCACCGTGCGGAGTTGCTGATCGGCGTCGTGGTCGCGGCCCTGGCCGCCACCGCCGACCTTCGCGACGCGATCGGGTTTTCCTCCTTTGCCGTGCTGATCTACTACGCCGTCGCCAACGCCTCCGCGTTCACCCTCGGCCCCGACGAGGGACGCCCGCACCGCGCCATTCCGCTGATCGGGCTGCTCGGCTGCGTGGTGCTGGCCATCGCGATGCCGCCGTGGTCCGCGCTGTCCGGTGTGGTGGTGCTGGGCATCGGCGCAGCCGCCTACTTGATTCGCCGCTTCGTCGCCCCAATGGGGTTGCGACGCAACCGGAATCACACCTGA
- a CDS encoding ArsR family transcriptional regulator → MAAADRANVPPLMQLAAHPLRWALLTELASGDHRVRELAAAVGEPQNLVSYHLRLLRSAGLVEARRSSFDGRDTYYWLNLTKCAKAFRESAAALHPALAPGPATMAAPRSVLFLCTGNSARSPMAAALLEKRARGRIRTASAGSHPKPELHVNALRVMREEYGIDLSGTRPRSLAAVSRRRFDCVITLCDKVREYARDHDLATTMHWSLPDPSAAGGGYPQFSRVAGELSRRVEFFVPDPGAPPGGRW, encoded by the coding sequence ATGGCGGCAGCCGATCGAGCGAACGTTCCACCGCTGATGCAGCTGGCGGCGCACCCCCTGCGGTGGGCGTTGCTGACCGAACTGGCATCCGGGGACCACCGGGTGCGGGAGTTGGCCGCCGCGGTCGGCGAGCCGCAGAACCTGGTCTCGTATCACCTGCGGCTGTTGCGTTCGGCCGGACTCGTCGAGGCGCGACGCAGCAGCTTCGATGGGCGCGACACCTATTACTGGCTGAACCTGACGAAGTGCGCCAAGGCATTTCGTGAGTCCGCCGCGGCGTTGCATCCGGCCTTGGCGCCCGGGCCCGCGACTATGGCGGCGCCGCGGTCGGTGTTGTTTTTGTGCACCGGCAACAGCGCGCGGTCGCCCATGGCCGCGGCGCTGCTCGAGAAGCGCGCCCGGGGCCGCATTCGAACGGCGAGCGCGGGCAGCCATCCGAAGCCCGAGCTCCACGTCAACGCCCTCCGGGTGATGCGCGAGGAATACGGCATCGACCTCAGCGGCACCCGGCCCCGATCCCTGGCCGCGGTCTCCCGGCGCCGGTTCGACTGTGTGATCACGCTGTGCGACAAAGTGCGCGAATACGCGCGCGACCACGACCTGGCGACCACGATGCATTGGAGCCTGCCCGACCCGTCGGCCGCGGGCGGCGGCTACCCGCAATTTTCGCGCGTGGCAGGCGAATTGAGCCGGCGGGTGGAGTTCTTCGTGCCCGATCCGGGCGCCCCACCGGGCGGGCGCTGGTGA
- a CDS encoding multicopper oxidase family protein, with protein sequence MALSRRQFGKWAGVALTAAAGSAGAGVACTHPSPQGPPGGKADYTLRIGTGKVELAPDRIVSTLTYNGQFPGPLLRFKEGRRTWVDVVNDTDSPEQLHWHGQHIGADVDGAAEEGTPDIPAHGMRRISFVPGPAGLRFYHTHVVPRADLSRGQYSGLVGPVYIEPAHDAGAYDQEIFLTLKEFEPAFSRGGDMASDFLAGEQDQDLRDRGESAMAASLGRGESPGNEVGYGAFAINGRMLGHGDPIRVQAGQRVLLHVLNGSATETRSLALPGHTFDIVALDGNPVPTRAAVPVLWLGAGERISALVSMTHPGVWVLGDLSDDDRGHGMGVVVEYAGRGGYPQWAAPPPFRWDYRLFGTPQPTGVRPPDHTIDMLIEKRNAADNGFNVWTINGTPFAMDANKPVLHIARGMRYRLRFRNASDDLHPMHLHRHTFEITRFAGTPTAGVRKDVAMLGGYQSMEVDFVADQPGLSLLHCHQQIHMDYGLMLLLDCS encoded by the coding sequence ATGGCGCTCAGCCGGCGCCAATTCGGCAAGTGGGCGGGCGTCGCGCTGACGGCGGCGGCGGGAAGCGCGGGTGCCGGTGTCGCGTGTACGCACCCGTCGCCCCAGGGCCCGCCCGGCGGCAAGGCCGACTACACGCTGCGGATCGGCACGGGCAAGGTCGAGCTGGCCCCGGACCGCATCGTGTCCACCCTGACCTACAACGGCCAATTTCCCGGTCCGCTACTGCGATTCAAGGAGGGCCGGCGCACCTGGGTCGACGTCGTCAACGACACCGATTCGCCGGAGCAATTGCACTGGCACGGCCAGCACATCGGCGCCGACGTCGACGGCGCCGCCGAAGAGGGCACCCCCGACATACCCGCACATGGCATGCGCCGGATTTCCTTCGTCCCCGGCCCGGCCGGCCTCCGCTTCTATCACACCCACGTCGTCCCGCGCGCCGATCTCTCGCGTGGCCAGTACAGCGGCTTGGTGGGCCCGGTCTACATCGAGCCCGCGCACGACGCCGGCGCTTACGACCAGGAAATCTTCCTGACGCTCAAGGAGTTTGAACCCGCCTTCAGCCGCGGGGGCGACATGGCCAGTGACTTTCTGGCCGGCGAGCAGGACCAAGACCTCAGGGACAGAGGCGAGTCGGCGATGGCCGCCTCGCTGGGGCGCGGCGAATCACCCGGCAACGAGGTGGGGTACGGGGCATTCGCGATCAACGGGCGCATGCTGGGCCACGGTGATCCCATTCGCGTGCAAGCCGGTCAGCGGGTGCTGCTGCACGTTCTCAACGGCAGCGCCACCGAGACGCGCAGTCTTGCCCTGCCCGGGCACACCTTCGACATCGTGGCGCTGGACGGCAACCCGGTGCCCACGCGGGCGGCGGTGCCGGTGTTGTGGCTCGGGGCGGGCGAGCGAATCTCGGCCCTTGTCAGCATGACCCATCCGGGAGTGTGGGTGCTGGGCGATCTGTCCGACGACGACCGCGGCCACGGAATGGGCGTGGTGGTCGAATACGCCGGGCGCGGCGGGTATCCGCAATGGGCGGCGCCCCCGCCCTTCAGGTGGGACTACCGGCTGTTCGGCACGCCGCAACCGACCGGTGTCCGGCCGCCCGACCACACCATCGACATGTTGATCGAGAAGCGCAACGCCGCCGACAACGGTTTCAACGTCTGGACGATCAACGGCACGCCTTTTGCGATGGACGCCAACAAGCCCGTGCTGCACATCGCGCGCGGCATGCGTTACCGGCTGCGGTTCCGCAACGCCAGCGACGACCTGCACCCGATGCACCTGCACCGGCACACCTTCGAAATCACCCGGTTCGCCGGGACACCGACCGCCGGCGTCCGCAAGGATGTCGCCATGCTCGGCGGCTACCAGAGCATGGAGGTCGATTTCGTCGCCGACCAACCCGGCCTCTCGCTGCTGCACTGCCATCAGCAGATCCACATGGATTACGGGCTCATGCTGCTGCTCGACTGCAGCTGA
- a CDS encoding FAD-dependent oxidoreductase, which produces MNRKRVIVAGLGDAGVLAAIRLSRHADVVGISAKPALVSGQELGVRLSRPHDWARDYWIPFDRFRRLDGVRTVQATLTGVDLAAQTVFVRTEDGTAITEPYDALVISTGVSNGFWRQPTLQSAAEIGAGLRAAHDRLAAAASVVVVGGGAAAVSSALNMATTWPDKRIELYFPGESALEGHHPRIWQRIRGRLAQLGVGLHPGHRAVVADGFAGDELTSGPVHWSTGQPPAAADAVLWAIGRVRPNTGWLPPELLDERGFVRVTPELRVPGHRGVFAVGDVAATDPLRSSARNRGDTLVARNVLADFAGRPLRTYRAPTRRWGSLVGIQPNGLEVFLPTGHAFRFPSWSVERVVMPWIVRWGMYRGVRQNDPLG; this is translated from the coding sequence ATGAACCGCAAGCGTGTCATCGTCGCCGGACTCGGGGACGCAGGCGTCCTCGCGGCGATCCGGCTGTCCCGGCACGCCGACGTCGTCGGCATCTCGGCCAAACCCGCGCTGGTGAGCGGTCAGGAACTCGGCGTCCGGCTCTCGCGTCCGCACGACTGGGCGCGCGACTACTGGATCCCGTTCGACCGGTTCCGCCGCCTCGACGGCGTTCGCACCGTGCAGGCCACGCTGACCGGGGTGGACCTGGCCGCCCAGACCGTCTTCGTCCGAACCGAAGACGGCACGGCGATCACCGAGCCGTACGACGCGCTGGTCATCTCGACCGGCGTCAGCAACGGCTTCTGGCGGCAGCCGACCCTGCAGTCGGCGGCCGAGATCGGCGCGGGACTGCGCGCCGCGCACGACCGGCTGGCCGCCGCCGCGTCGGTGGTGGTGGTGGGCGGCGGGGCCGCGGCGGTGAGCAGCGCGCTCAACATGGCGACCACCTGGCCGGACAAGCGGATCGAGCTGTACTTCCCCGGCGAGTCCGCGCTCGAGGGGCACCATCCACGGATTTGGCAGCGGATCCGCGGCCGCCTGGCCCAGCTGGGCGTCGGCCTGCACCCGGGACACCGCGCGGTGGTGGCCGACGGGTTCGCGGGCGACGAACTGACCAGCGGACCGGTTCACTGGAGCACCGGGCAACCCCCGGCCGCCGCCGACGCCGTGCTGTGGGCGATCGGGCGGGTGCGGCCCAACACCGGGTGGCTGCCGCCGGAACTGCTCGACGAGCGGGGTTTCGTGCGCGTCACGCCGGAGCTGCGGGTGCCCGGCCACCGGGGCGTGTTCGCGGTCGGCGACGTCGCGGCGACCGACCCGTTGCGCAGCTCCGCCCGTAACCGCGGCGACACGCTGGTGGCGCGCAACGTCCTCGCCGACTTCGCCGGCCGGCCGCTGCGCACCTACCGTGCACCGACCCGGCGATGGGGCTCCCTGGTGGGCATACAGCCCAACGGGCTGGAGGTCTTCCTGCCCACCGGCCACGCCTTCCGCTTCCCGTCGTGGTCGGTCGAGCGCGTGGTGATGCCGTGGATCGTGCGCTGGGGCATGTACCGGGGGGTGCGCCAGAACGACCCGCTGGGGTGA
- a CDS encoding TIGR03619 family F420-dependent LLM class oxidoreductase, producing MKFAFPVPHLLRLKAITQPWEAAVTGPEQRRMMQCADRWGYDMIAVPEHLVIPTDHVELSGSHYLHSTTAQAFIAGATERVAINSCVTILPLQHPIVVAKALATADWMSGGRMMVTFGVGWLAREFELLSVPFKERGRIADEYLAAIVELWTSDTPRFEGRYVSFADIAFDPKPVQKPHLPIWIGGDADAALRRAATFGSGWWPFLTQPEQIAGKLDYIKSQPSYDGRDFEVMHGLGTNRVGEGHVARRATDRPGMSATEIVDRLSWLAQQGVTVTAVPVPAVSGVDEYLDYAQWVIEEIKPQVS from the coding sequence GTGAAATTCGCCTTCCCCGTTCCGCACCTGCTGCGCCTCAAGGCGATTACGCAGCCCTGGGAGGCGGCCGTCACCGGGCCCGAACAACGACGCATGATGCAATGCGCCGACCGGTGGGGCTACGACATGATCGCGGTGCCCGAGCATCTCGTCATCCCCACCGACCACGTCGAGTTGTCCGGGTCGCACTACCTGCACTCGACCACCGCCCAAGCCTTCATCGCGGGGGCCACCGAACGGGTGGCCATCAACTCCTGCGTCACCATCCTGCCGCTGCAGCACCCCATCGTGGTGGCCAAAGCGCTGGCCACCGCGGACTGGATGAGCGGCGGCCGGATGATGGTGACGTTCGGAGTGGGGTGGCTGGCCCGCGAGTTCGAGTTGCTTTCAGTGCCGTTCAAGGAACGGGGCCGCATCGCCGACGAGTATCTGGCCGCCATCGTCGAATTGTGGACCAGCGACACGCCTCGGTTCGAAGGACGGTATGTGTCGTTCGCCGACATCGCCTTCGACCCGAAACCCGTTCAAAAACCCCATCTTCCGATCTGGATCGGGGGGGACGCCGACGCCGCGCTGCGCAGGGCGGCCACCTTCGGGTCCGGGTGGTGGCCATTCCTCACACAACCGGAACAGATCGCCGGGAAGCTCGACTACATCAAGTCCCAACCCTCCTACGACGGCCGGGACTTCGAGGTGATGCACGGGCTGGGCACCAACCGGGTCGGCGAGGGACACGTCGCCCGCCGCGCGACCGACCGCCCGGGCATGAGCGCCACAGAGATCGTCGACCGGTTGAGCTGGCTCGCCCAGCAGGGCGTGACCGTGACCGCGGTTCCGGTCCCCGCCGTCAGCGGCGTGGACGAATACCTCGACTACGCGCAATGGGTCATCGAAGAGATCAAACCCCAGGTGTCCTAG
- a CDS encoding PadR family transcriptional regulator gives MMSYEEEVSGYDLKKWIDWSVDLYYWSPSYSQIYTELKKLESLGLVTSRVEHDEGTRSRRLYKITSAGMAAVTDWTNNAPVDPPVLKHSVLLRVTFGHLSNPARLKELLQEHAAYAEARHRKAVEDAEGAEIEPAWAYSVIALRWAAKYYAAEREFALELMKDIDEADAIIEKAAKGGYGRPRPTPGFWREVEKQIEAQREAD, from the coding sequence ATGATGTCCTACGAAGAGGAAGTCTCGGGCTACGACCTCAAGAAGTGGATCGACTGGAGCGTCGACCTTTACTACTGGAGCCCGTCGTACAGCCAGATCTACACGGAGCTGAAAAAGCTCGAGAGCCTGGGCCTGGTGACATCACGCGTCGAGCACGACGAGGGTACGCGCAGCCGCCGGCTGTACAAGATCACCTCGGCGGGGATGGCCGCCGTCACCGACTGGACCAACAACGCGCCGGTGGACCCGCCGGTGCTCAAGCACAGCGTGTTGCTGCGGGTGACCTTCGGGCACCTGAGCAACCCGGCGCGGCTGAAGGAACTGCTGCAGGAGCACGCGGCGTATGCCGAAGCGCGACATCGCAAAGCGGTGGAGGACGCCGAGGGGGCGGAGATCGAGCCCGCGTGGGCGTATTCGGTGATCGCACTTCGCTGGGCGGCCAAGTATTACGCCGCCGAGCGAGAGTTCGCCTTGGAGCTGATGAAGGACATCGACGAAGCGGATGCCATCATCGAGAAGGCCGCCAAGGGCGGCTACGGGCGCCCGCGCCCCACGCCGGGCTTCTGGCGCGAAGTCGAAAAACAGATCGAAGCCCAACGCGAAGCCGACTAG
- a CDS encoding 3-ketosteroid-delta-1-dehydrogenase, whose amino-acid sequence MTAPSTTIPAGLPVADMTVDLLVVGSGTGLTAALAARELGLSVLIVEKSSYVGGSTARSGGALWLPAGPVLAEAGANDSAERAATYLESVVAGSAPAQRSAAFLAHLPATVELLRRTTPLRLFWARDYSDYHPEQAGGSAAGRTCECRPLDTSVLGEYRSRLRPGVMEAGVPVPTTGADYRWMNLMARVPRKGIPTILKRVTQGVGGLLLGRHYAAGGQGLTAGLFAGVLRAGIPLWTDTTLLRLAGDDSRVTGAVLDHAGREVTVTARRGVVLATGGFDHSMDLRWKFQSEALGANLSLGAESNTGDGIRAAQELGADVDLMDQAWWFPAVAPLPGKAPMVMLAERSLPGSLIVDQNGRRFANESADYMSFGQRLLELERAGTPVEAMWIVFDQQYRNSYVFGAELFPRMRIPQAWYDAGIAVRADSHAELAANMNVPIPEFTATMLRFNESACAGEDPDFGRGRSAYDRYYGDPTITPNPNLRPLRKGPFYAVRMVLSDLGTCGGLKADERARVLREDGTAIPGLYAIGNTAANAFGTTYPGAGATIAQGLVYGYIAARDAAGTATASAVEPGQADRHRQH is encoded by the coding sequence GTGACCGCGCCAAGCACGACGATTCCCGCCGGACTTCCAGTGGCCGACATGACCGTCGACCTGCTGGTAGTCGGTTCCGGCACCGGCTTGACGGCCGCGCTCGCCGCCCGTGAGCTCGGGCTATCGGTGCTCATCGTGGAGAAGTCGTCATACGTGGGCGGCTCGACCGCCCGGTCCGGCGGTGCACTGTGGCTGCCCGCCGGTCCGGTGCTCGCCGAAGCCGGTGCCAACGACAGCGCCGAACGTGCCGCCACCTACCTCGAATCGGTGGTCGCCGGGTCCGCACCGGCGCAGCGCTCCGCCGCGTTTCTGGCCCACCTGCCCGCAACGGTCGAGTTGCTGCGCCGGACCACTCCGCTGCGTCTCTTCTGGGCCCGTGACTACTCGGACTACCACCCCGAGCAAGCCGGGGGCAGCGCCGCGGGGCGCACCTGCGAATGCCGCCCACTGGACACCTCGGTGCTGGGCGAATACCGTTCCCGGCTGCGGCCCGGGGTCATGGAGGCCGGCGTCCCCGTCCCGACGACGGGCGCGGACTACCGCTGGATGAATCTGATGGCGCGGGTGCCGCGCAAGGGCATCCCGACGATCCTCAAACGAGTGACCCAAGGCGTCGGCGGCCTGCTGTTGGGGCGTCACTACGCGGCCGGTGGCCAAGGCCTGACGGCCGGCCTTTTTGCGGGCGTGTTGCGGGCGGGAATCCCCCTGTGGACCGATACCACGCTGTTGCGGCTCGCCGGCGACGACAGCCGGGTAACCGGCGCCGTCCTCGACCACGCCGGACGCGAAGTCACCGTTACGGCGCGGCGCGGTGTGGTGCTGGCGACGGGCGGATTCGACCACAGCATGGACCTGCGGTGGAAATTCCAGTCCGAAGCGCTGGGCGCGAACCTGAGCCTGGGTGCCGAATCGAATACGGGCGACGGAATCCGCGCGGCCCAGGAGCTCGGGGCGGACGTCGATTTGATGGACCAGGCATGGTGGTTTCCGGCCGTCGCACCGCTGCCGGGCAAGGCACCGATGGTGATGCTCGCCGAACGATCACTCCCGGGCTCGCTGATCGTCGACCAGAACGGCCGCAGGTTCGCCAACGAGTCCGCAGACTACATGTCGTTCGGCCAACGGCTGCTCGAACTGGAACGGGCGGGAACGCCTGTCGAGGCGATGTGGATCGTTTTCGACCAGCAATACCGCAACAGTTATGTCTTTGGCGCCGAGTTATTTCCGCGGATGCGAATTCCCCAGGCCTGGTACGACGCGGGTATCGCGGTGCGTGCCGACAGCCACGCAGAGCTGGCCGCGAACATGAACGTCCCGATCCCGGAATTCACCGCGACAATGCTCCGTTTCAATGAAAGCGCCTGCGCGGGAGAAGATCCCGACTTCGGCAGGGGACGCAGCGCCTATGACCGGTACTACGGCGACCCGACGATAACCCCGAATCCGAACTTGCGTCCGTTGCGCAAGGGGCCGTTCTACGCCGTCAGGATGGTGCTCTCCGATCTCGGCACGTGCGGCGGGCTGAAGGCCGACGAACGGGCGCGGGTGCTGCGCGAAGACGGGACAGCCATCCCCGGGCTGTACGCGATCGGCAATACCGCCGCCAACGCCTTCGGCACGACCTATCCGGGAGCGGGTGCGACGATCGCGCAGGGCCTCGTTTACGGCTACATCGCGGCCCGCGACGCGGCGGGTACGGCGACGGCAAGCGCGGTGGAGCCGGGCCAGGCTGACCGCCACCGGCAGCACTAG
- a CDS encoding Rieske 2Fe-2S domain-containing protein codes for MSLQSDADEIRLIEAQATPTRFARGWHCLGLIKDFGDGKPHAVNAFGQKLVVFRGGDGNINVLDGYCRHMGGDLSQGEVKGDEIACPFHDWRWGGDGRCKLVPYSKRTPRLARTQAWTTLQQDGMLFVWNDPERKPPPPEVTIPRIEGATSDAWTDWHWYTTVVDTNCREIIDNVVDMAHFFYIHGSLPTQFKNIFEGHVATQYMNSAGRPDIGGEGPKMLGTTSVASYWGPSFMIDDLTYHYEDADHQTVLINCHYPIDANSFVLQYGIIVKKSDALPEDLAMQTAIALGDFVKMGFEQDVQIWRHKARIDNPLLVEEDGPVYQLRRWYQQFYVDAADVQPDMVDRFEFELDTTRPYAAWMKEVEDNMTARA; via the coding sequence ATGAGTTTGCAGTCCGATGCCGACGAAATCCGACTCATCGAGGCGCAGGCGACGCCGACGCGGTTCGCCCGCGGCTGGCACTGCTTGGGTCTGATCAAGGATTTCGGCGACGGTAAACCGCACGCGGTCAACGCCTTCGGGCAGAAGCTCGTCGTCTTCCGCGGCGGTGACGGGAACATCAACGTGCTCGACGGCTACTGCCGCCACATGGGCGGTGACCTGTCCCAAGGCGAGGTCAAGGGTGACGAGATCGCGTGTCCGTTCCATGACTGGCGTTGGGGCGGCGACGGTCGCTGCAAGCTGGTGCCCTACAGCAAGCGCACCCCCCGACTGGCGCGCACCCAGGCATGGACCACCCTGCAACAGGACGGGATGCTGTTCGTCTGGAACGATCCCGAGCGCAAACCACCGCCTCCGGAGGTGACGATCCCGCGCATCGAGGGCGCCACCAGCGACGCGTGGACCGATTGGCACTGGTACACCACCGTGGTGGACACCAACTGCCGCGAAATCATCGACAACGTCGTGGACATGGCGCATTTCTTCTACATCCATGGGTCTTTGCCCACGCAATTCAAGAACATCTTCGAAGGCCACGTGGCGACGCAGTACATGAACAGCGCGGGCCGTCCCGACATCGGCGGTGAGGGTCCCAAGATGCTCGGGACCACCTCGGTGGCGTCCTACTGGGGTCCGTCATTCATGATCGACGACCTGACCTATCACTACGAGGACGCCGACCACCAGACCGTGCTGATCAACTGCCACTACCCGATCGACGCGAATTCGTTTGTGCTGCAATACGGGATCATTGTCAAGAAGTCGGACGCCCTGCCCGAGGACCTGGCCATGCAGACCGCGATTGCTCTCGGCGACTTCGTCAAGATGGGCTTCGAGCAGGACGTGCAGATCTGGCGGCATAAGGCGCGCATCGACAACCCACTGCTGGTCGAGGAAGACGGTCCGGTCTATCAGCTGCGTCGCTGGTATCAGCAGTTCTACGTCGATGCCGCCGACGTGCAACCGGATATGGTGGACCGCTTCGAGTTCGAGCTGGACACCACCCGGCCCTACGCGGCGTGGATGAAAGAGGTCGAGGACAACATGACGGCCAGGGCCTGA
- a CDS encoding TetR/AcrR family transcriptional regulator: protein MEIALAARNLFLAEGSTSVTVERICAAVGIAPRTFHRHFPVKEDVVMPLFQRFGALSIEVLDNAAPTSDTVDTLVEAFATEVPKRGQIDIDRAFMALMIDNPQYRLRWLDWGEDLIGPVSAFLADRFDIGNDPFTRELPAQLVIQACRYAYVHWVRDGDFGNLRSTLRVAMQMIVRSLPTLPPPE from the coding sequence ATGGAAATCGCCTTGGCGGCCCGCAACCTTTTCCTGGCGGAGGGTTCGACCTCGGTTACGGTCGAGCGAATCTGTGCAGCGGTGGGCATCGCGCCGCGTACCTTTCACCGTCACTTCCCGGTCAAAGAAGACGTCGTGATGCCGCTGTTTCAACGATTCGGCGCACTGAGCATCGAGGTTCTCGACAACGCCGCGCCGACCAGCGACACCGTCGACACGCTTGTCGAAGCGTTCGCAACCGAGGTCCCCAAGCGTGGGCAGATCGATATCGACCGCGCGTTCATGGCGCTAATGATCGACAACCCCCAATACCGACTGCGGTGGCTGGATTGGGGAGAAGATCTCATCGGTCCCGTCTCCGCGTTTCTGGCCGATCGATTCGATATTGGCAATGATCCGTTCACCCGAGAGTTGCCGGCGCAGTTGGTTATTCAGGCTTGTCGGTACGCCTATGTGCACTGGGTACGGGATGGCGACTTCGGCAACCTGCGGTCCACCCTGCGCGTTGCCATGCAGATGATCGTCCGAAGCCTGCCTACCCTGCCGCCCCCAGAGTGA
- a CDS encoding nuclear transport factor 2 family protein — MQTLCDERDVQRALIRFARAMDDRDYAAMAAILAEDAHGDLGTGRLEGSTAIIETIRGFLDGCGPTQHLLGNIIIDVTGDTAVSRSYVRDVHLNSTADPTTRFYTIGDYHDTWRRRPDGSWCLTERVKANRAYVGALDVFGG; from the coding sequence TTGCAGACGCTGTGCGACGAGCGTGACGTGCAACGCGCGCTGATCCGATTCGCCCGGGCCATGGACGACCGCGACTACGCGGCGATGGCCGCGATCCTGGCCGAGGATGCCCACGGGGATCTCGGGACGGGGCGACTGGAGGGAAGCACTGCGATCATCGAAACGATTCGCGGGTTCCTCGACGGGTGCGGTCCCACTCAACACCTCTTGGGCAACATCATCATCGACGTCACGGGAGACACCGCGGTGAGCCGCTCCTATGTCCGCGACGTGCACCTGAACTCGACAGCCGATCCGACGACGCGGTTTTATACCATCGGCGACTATCACGACACGTGGCGGCGCCGCCCTGATGGGTCGTGGTGCCTGACCGAGCGAGTCAAGGCCAACCGCGCGTACGTCGGAGCACTCGACGTATTCGGCGGGTGA